The DNA segment GCAACAATAGCGCCGGTTAGTACATCGGTTAACCAGTGTATCCCTAAATAGATAACGGCGATAATGACGCAGATTGCACAGAACGTCATAAAATATTGAAGTTTTTTATTGGTCGTCAGCATCACGGACATTGCAAGTAGGATGGTCATTGCAGTGTGGAGCGAGGGGAGACAGTTGTTGGTGGTGGTTGTCGCATAAAAAAAATGTTCTATTCCTGGTATTGCTGAGTTGAGTGGTGAAATGCTATGATAGTACGTATACACGTTGGTTATGGGTATAAAGAGATAGAAGGGTAATGCACAGAGATAAATTAGAGCTAATCCATATGAGAATAGTTTCAGAGCTTTCCTGGTATCAGTAATAAGGAAGTAGAGTGGTGTAAACCAGAGAGTAAAGGGATAGACTATGATATACATGATAACTAAGAAATATGCAAAAATAGGATGCGCTTGCTGAGACAGCGAATAAACAATCTCGTTTTCAAATGATATGATATACTGAGTAAAATCATGGTTAACGAGCTGTGTTATAGGAGCGTCAATAAAACTTACTTCTATAAGATGAAGAATCGTCACCCCGATGATGATGAGGACATATCGCATGTATTTTTTTAATTGTGAAAACCAGGGTATAGAAAATATCTTGTTGTGTGGTTTTGGGATGAAGAGAAGAATACTTATGATGAAAAAAACCAGCTGACTTAGTCCGAGAATAAGGAGCCATATCGGTATCGTACGTGCTTCACCTTCTGAGCAGTTGTATCTCTTGGAGTGTTGTGTATTGTGGTCCCTGGGGGGTTAGATTGCTTTTTTT comes from the Candidatus Thermoplasmatota archaeon genome and includes:
- a CDS encoding phosphatase PAP2 family protein, with product MRYVLIIIGVTILHLIEVSFIDAPITQLVNHDFTQYIISFENEIVYSLSQQAHPIFAYFLVIMYIIVYPFTLWFTPLYFLITDTRKALKLFSYGLALIYLCALPFYLFIPITNVYTYYHSISPLNSAIPGIEHFFYATTTTNNCLPSLHTAMTILLAMSVMLTTNKKLQYFMTFCAICVIIAVIYLGIHWLTDVLTGAIVAFIVSYILKKAIAGEQNDSKSRTH